The Anas acuta chromosome 12, bAnaAcu1.1, whole genome shotgun sequence sequence CCCCCGCCGGGGCCGTGCGTGCACCCAGCCGCTCCCCGCGCGGCGGGCACAGCCCGGCTTATCGCCGCCGGCAGGAAATTGCCGCGCAGAAACGGCACGTTTCACTTTTAATAAGTTTGGCAATAAAACGTCTCGTCAAGCCAGGCCGCGACAGAGCGATAATTGAAGCCTCGGCGTGGCCGTAATTGCTCGCTGCTCTCCTGGGGGCGAGCCAGGAAGCCGGGAgcggggttgggggggggagcatccctctgcctcctgccccagggtCTGCCTCGTGTCCCCATCCCGAGCAGCCCATCCCTGTGCTCCTTGTCCccagaggtgtccccaaagcAGTTGCACCCGTTGGGAtgtggcggaggaggaggtctGCGTGGGATGgaggggttggggtgggggcacGGGGGACAGGAGGTGCCCgaggggtgctggaggaggaggaaggcagtgGGTTTGTGCCTTCTGAGAGGGATTTCCTAGGAGGGACGTGGTCTCTTGGGGGATTTGCACGAGGCAGTGTGGGAAATGCACAGCACCGAGGGCATAAAGCAGGGATGAGGAAAGCTCTCCTTGGGACCCAGCTGCCCGAGACCCTCTGGAGACCCCCAACGAGGTCCTCCTGGGTACCAACTCATCCCCTTTCCCATCCCAATCACCCCGTCCTCCCCCGAGATACCTGACCCCGAGCTCCTCTTCCCCACCCGCCGTCCCCACGGGCAGGGGGTGATGTCCCCCCGCGCAGGGCCGGGTACAGCCAGCGCTGTGCGGGGCGGTTAATGGGGACGGAGCGGCTGGCAGCAGGAAATGAGGCATTTCGGAGGCACAGCAGggccgggctgctgctgctggcggggGTCctggccgggccgggcggctTTGTTTGCCTCAACGCGGCGCTCGGGGGACATTACCTGGAATTACTGATCCGCATTCGTCACCACGATCGCGCTAATTGGCCACCGCCGCCTCCCAGCGCGGGGACTGGGCTCCTCGCCCTTCCCCAGGGTCCCTGCTCggggggcaggggacagggacagggacggggatgGGGCTGAGGACGGCCGCATACAGCAGCACCTCGCTTTGCTTCGCCCTTATCCCACAAAGCTCCCACCCAACACCTCCCTCACACCCGCACGCTGTTTGCAGGCCCTGACCCCGATTCCCGCAGTGCCCCGTATTTGCCCCCATATTCGCTGGTCTTTTTTTGCACCTCTTTCCCAGCACAACCCCCTCGGTGCCCTTTtgtttctccccccccccagcagaagcagcccccTTCTGCGCTGTGAGATGTCCCTGCTGGTGACCCCAAGCTCGGAGCTTAGCGGGATGAGAGGAGCTCACAGCCCTCGCGTCGACCCCTTTAAAGccattttgacttttttcccACTTCCATCCTCGCGCCTGGCATGGAGGGGAAATGTGGGGTTTGGGAAGGAAGCTGCCGGAGCTGAGAGGGACCCAGGGGAGGTGCCAGCAGCCACCTCCATTGCCCAGCCCCGAgggtttggggaggaaaaatacaatttgtAGGGTGACTCGAATCTCCTCCTGACCAGGCACAGCAAGCTCCTGGGGGCACGGACGGGGGACACACACCCTGAGTCCCTACATCCCGGAGAAGCCGGCGTGGGTCCCAATGGGACGAGGCCGGGCGCCCTGTGGAAGACtagtgattttgttgttgtatgGCTCATCCCACAACAAGTCACAGTCTGCCCTAGGGCGCACGGCCGCAGCGGCGAGGAGGCGCACGGGGACGCGGCCGGGGCCCTGCCCAACGCCCCTCGCTTCTCATCACCTCGGGCGTTGCTTCCGTCAGCATCCGGAGCGGAGCGACGAGGGGACGGGCTGAAACCCCCTGTGCCACCTGCCCCGGCCGGAGATGGACATCCTACAGCTGGGACATCCTATAACCAGGACATCCTACAGCTGGGACATCCTATAAGTTGGATATCCTATAGCCAAGACATCCTGCAGCCGGAGCACCTTAAATATGGGACACCCTGTAGCCAAGGTACTCCATACCTGCAGCACCCCATAGCTAGGGCATCCTATAGCTGGGACACCCTACAGGCAGGAGCACCTCATCCCTGGGCCACCCTATAGCTGGGGCACCCTATAGCTGGGGCACCTTATATCCAAGGCATTCTATAGCCATGATGTCTGGTAGCCAGGGTGCCCTATAGCCAGGATGCCTGATAACCAGGATGCCCTATAGCAAGGGCACCCTATAGCCAGAATACCTGATAGCCAGGATGCCCTATAGCAAGGGCACCCTATAGCCAGAATACCTGATAGCCAGGATGCCCTATACCCAAGGCATTCTATAGCCAGGATGACTGATAGCCAGGGTGCCCTATAGCCAGAACACCCTATAGCCAGGACGCCCTATACCCAAGGCATTCTATAGCCAGAATACCCTATAGCAAGGGTGCCCTATACCTGGTTCACCCTATAACTGGAACACCCCATACCTGGATCACCCTATAGCCAGGAAGCCTTGGGACACCCTATAGCTGGGGTGCCCTTATACCCAAGCCACCCTATATCTGGGCCATCCTATATCTGGGTCACCCCATACCTGGGGTGCCCCATACCCAGGTCACCCTACACCCAGGACACCCCATACCCGGGTCACCCCATACCCGGGTCGCCCTATAACAGGGTCGCCCTATAGCAGGCTCCCCCTATACCCGGTCCCCCTACACCCAGGGCGCCCGCAGCACCGCCCCGGCGCGCCTGACGTCaccggccccgccccccgcatGCAAATCACCCCTCCCTGTCAGCCAATGGGAGCGCAGCGGGGCGTGGCCAGCGCAGGACTTGCCCGGGCATGTGAGCGCGGCGCCTTCCGGGCCGGACACGTGGGGAGGCggtgggtgagggggggggctgggggggcatggggggggcaATGGGGCCGGgtatatgggggggggggggggggggggggcaggcaggggtATGGGGCCGGGCAGTGGGCAGgcagggtcctgggggggcaggttgtttttttgggtGGGCAaattgttttttgggggggggcagttatttttttgggggggggcattTTTTTAAGGGGGGGGCACATTGGGGTCGgtaatggggctgggggcttcgGGCGGTGGCCGCCACCCCCTGCCCGCACGGCCTGTATGGGattgggggggggatttggggtgtgggggggctgctgggctctcACTGACCCCCCCCTTTATATCCCCCCCCTACAGGCATGCCTCCGGGCAAGGGGCAGATGGTGCCGCTGCcgccccccagagcccccccaccCGCCCCCAAGGGTGCCCAGGGCCCCCCCGGCAGCAAGAAGCGGAGCCGCAGGCACCAGCGCTACCTGGAGCGCCGGGCGCTGCTGGAGCACAGGGGGCTGCTGAgacccccccgggggctccctgAGACCTCCCCGAGCTGCGGCAAGGTGCCCAAGACCCTAAATGGACCCACCAAATCCCTAAATGGCCCCACCAAGACCCTAAATGGCCCCACCAAGACCCTAAATGGCACCACCAGGTCCCTAAATGGCACCGCCAAGACCCTAAATGGCACCACCAAGACCCTAAATGGACCCACCAAATCCCCAAATGGCCCCACCAGGTCCCTAAATGGCACCACCAAGACCCCAAATGGCACCGCCACGTCCCCAAATGGCACCGCCGAGGATGCCACCGGCACCGCCACCCCCTTGGGGGTGCCCCCCCTGCGTCCCACTAAATACGTGGCCATCGACTGCGAGATGGTGGGCACGGGCCCGCGGGGGCGGCAGAGCGAGCTGGCGCGCTGCAGCGTGGTGGGCTACCACGGGGATGTCATCTACGACAAGTACGTGCGGCCCCAGCTGCCCGTCGTCGACTACCGCACGCGCTGGAGCGGCGTCACCAAGGGGCACCTGAGGAACGCCATCCCCTTCAGGGCCGCCCAGGCCGAGGTGAGCcatggggggggtcccagggtgGCCAAAAAATGAGTTTGGGGAGGGTGCGTTGTCGTGGTGCATGCtaaaaggagaggggaagggtgATGTGGACTTGCACAGCAAAACCAGTCTAATTTATAGGACAGACTCACCGGTCCCATCGCTGCTCAGTTCTGGGATCCCAAAACACTCCCAAGTGAAGGAACTGAACTAATCCCAATTATATTTCATATCTATATTTTATACCCGACTGAGGTTTTGTGTGTTTAACGCCCCCCTCCCATGACGCTTCCAGATCCTGAAGATCTTGAAAGACAAGATCGTGGTGGGACACGCCATCCACAATGACTTCCAGGCCCTCAAGTACTTCCACCCCAAAGACAGGACCCGAGACACCAGCCGGATCCCGCTGCTGAACCAGAAGGCAGGGCTGCCCCTCAAGGCCAGCGCCTCGCTCAAGAGCCTGGCCAAGCACCTGCTGCACAAGAAGATCCAGGTGAGCTGCGGACACCTCGCTGCGGGGTGGGGCTCCAATTTGGGTTCCCTTTTGGGCTTCTGAGTTTCTTTTCCCACATCTTTGTGGGGTCTGGGAGATGGAGACCCCCTGTGCTCATCCCACGTGCCCTccaaaaggagaagagagacaTCTCAACATCGAGCCTCTTCCATCCCCAAAAAACCCCAACGCTGGTCCTACAAGCATGCAAACAGTGGGATTTCCGCCCTCCCTTCCTTCTAACCACCTTCTCCCCTTGGCTCaggtgggctgcaggggccACTCATCGGTGGAGGACGCCCAGACGGCCATGGAGCTGTACCGCCTGGTGGAGGTGCAGTGGGAGACTGAGCTGGCCCGCAGCCAGCCCGCccggccccccagcccccccacgGACCCCAGTACAGACAGCGACCAGTACCTGGACGACCAGTACTGGCCCACGGACCTGCCTGCGGGCAGCCCGTGACGGGGCCAGCGTCTCATCCGCCTGCTTTGGGACCTGGCGCCCTCAGCTCATGGGCACGGAGGCAGCCGCCCACCCCCTTCCCCAGGGGGGGAATCTCCCCCCAAAAACGGGATCCGTGGCGCTCGGTGCCTGGGGACCAGCCGGGAGGGGCACCCGTGGGTGCGTGGCTGTGGAGCGGGGCTGGCGGGGTGCCTCTGGTGCTCTCCGAGGGGATGTCCTGCGTGGAGGGTGGTGgtgtgtcctgctgctggtcGGAGGATGGAGGTTTGGGGGCTCTCCGCACCGTGGTGAGGGTCTCAGCCCCGGgacagcagctggaagctgctctgctgccacctggccatccagggctggggacaggagcagtTTCCTCGCCGTTTTCTTTGCACAGCAAATCCTGGCAAGAGAGTCCAGGTCTAATCCGTGTCCCTAAACCCTGTTGGAAACAGCTTAGGATGCACTTTGTCTTATTTGTCATCTcaattaaaaatcattattgCAAAAACCTGGATGCCTTCgttttttccatgtattttttgGGTCCCTTGTCACGGGAGGGATGTGGGTGTCCTGcaggggtgctggcagcagggaagctgcacccctgggtgctgctgggagcagggggtggCTCAGGGAGAGCCCAGGGTGAGAAAAAGTGTCCCAGTTGTCACCCTCTGCGTGGGGACGTCCCCACGCAAGgaaggaagctgctgctgaggggctGCTCCCAGGCAGCGTTTTCCAGAATGAAACCTGGCTGTGGGGGGGCTGGCTCAGACCCACTTCCCTGTGGCTCTGTGCGTGAGTCACCTGCAGTCGGGGCGCTTTTAAGAGCGattcagaggaaaaaggggaaaaaccaCCTATTGTGGCTCTGAAGGCTCATCCCAGCCTGGGGAAGTGCTGTGCCCGCAGGAAAACCTGCGTGCGGCTGGCAGCTTGCTACCTGAGCacaaaaaaattgattttatggGAAGGGTGCAGGGTCCCCATGGGCACCCCAGCCTTAGGTGTGAGAAGGGAGGCTGCGGGATGGCACTGTGGGGTTTCCAGGAGCCTGGCCGTGCAAAAGGGGGGCCAGTGTTAAAGCAAAATCCatggagcacagcagggctgggaggctgctccagccccgggCTGGGGAAGCAGGCGAGGAGCCGGTGACGCAGCGCACCTGACGCACGCATCGCTGCAATAACACCAGGCGGCCTGCGCTCCCCTTAACTCCtccctgcctggcagagaaagCCTGGGGACAGCTCAGAAATGATCTGCCACATCCCACAGGTCAAAAAGCTGCCCTCCCAGCGGCACTGcttcagcagctgtgctgcttcagtCCAAGAAACAACTGTGCAGCACCCAAGTGTGTGCAGCACCCAAGCTGCTGCAGGTCTGCGTCGCTCCTCGCTGCTGTTCCCACCTCTTCCAGGCTGGCAGGAGGGAAGCACGGGAGCCTGGCCGGCTCCGGGCTCGTTTCTCAGTGTGTTTTCCCCTCGCTGCCCCAGGCTGGTGACCCAGGCACAGGCTGTCCCCGAAGTGCTGGCCGTGGCACGGTGCAGGTGcgcggggatggggacggagAGCTGCGACAAGAGGTGCAGGGCCGGGAGGTTTCTCAGCCTGTGACTCATCCTGCGAGGCAGCCAGGCACAGGCGAGAGGAAGGAgtaattaaggagaaaaaatcaCCATCAGAAGAAGATCTTTGAAGTCTCGACCATCCAAATACCATAGCGAGGACGCTTTCGGAAGCGTGCCTGGGCCGGGCTGCAGCGCACGGGGTcggctctgcagagagggacagaAAGCTGTAAGATCTCACCCCCTGCGATCCAGGGCCATTGCCGagctctcccagcccagctccctgcctgtccctgtcaCCAGCACGCTGATTTAACGCCCTGctgagcccctgccctgcttcGGGGGCACACCTGAGGGCGGCGATGCAGCTGGAGCGCTGCTGCCCACGCACAAGCTTTGCTCCTGGCCTTTAATCTCCAGCTTTTAGACAAGGGGTGGAACAAACTGGGGAGTAGCAGGGATTTACATCGGCTTTGAAGGGCTGCAGGGCATCCCGTCATGCCTGTAGGGCAGCCTGAAGGCCCAGCACGGGCATCCCTGCAGGGTCACAAAGCGGGGGTGGGCAATGGGGAGGCGGCggcacccgcagccccctggTGTCGGGGAGTGCCAGCCAGCTTGGCTGGGAATCACATAAAACAGCGATTTCCACCCCTTTTTCCACCCAGTGAACCAAGCAAGACCTAATCAGGATTTTCACAGATGTTTGTGAATATTCACCTAAATGtcaaggagctgctgctgcgaAGAGCCCGCGCCTGCCCAGCTTTGTCCCCGGAGCTGAGGTGGTGCTGAGCACCTTCGGGTgggcagaggagagcaggagcaaaGCCTGGGCCAGCTCGTCATCTGCACTAAATTTCGTGACAATTCGAGAACCCGCAGAGAACTCGCCGGTTGTCTCAACGACCCTGAGTAATGATTAACACGAGCCCACGGATCCGGCAATGGGGACTCGGGGCTTTTTtatcagaggaaaaacattgtcaaatgagttttttttttttttttccaggcagctgcaggagcaggtaACTGATAAGCTCGTCATTGGAGTGGGGCTGAGCCAATGGGAGCCGATGGCGACAGCTTTTACTTCTGTCTAGCAAcagcttctcctccagcagcagacaATTCGAACCGCGACCCGCTCCCCGTGCTGCTATCCAGCCCCCCCTCCTGCCACCCTGCTAAATGGGGCTTGGCGTGGGGGTCCCTCACAAATCGAGTCCTGGGTTGCCCTGTTCCCTGCACAATTTGGTGCTCCTGTCCCGCGGGGTGAGGGCTTTGCAGCCGTGGAGACGTGCATGTCCCCATAATGGTCTGCATGGGCTCTGCACTAGGCTGCCTGCACAGCCAGAGGTGCTGGGAGCTTCTTTGGGGTGGGTGTGGGATGCCCATAGGGTGCTTGCCCTATTTAGGACCCCAACAGCAGCTTTGGCCAGGAGAGCTGGCTCCAGGGATGTCTTCCCCACCCCATGCAGCGAGCATTTGGTCCAAATGTGGTCCCATCCCCAGTGTCTGCGCACAGAGCGATGCTGGGACCAGCAACCAGCCCAGGGCATCTCCCTGCCCAGGAACAGCCCGTGGGGGTGCTGCTTCACCGTAGGGACACAGAGGGACACAAATTCCCCCCGCCACTTGTTGAAAACCAAGCTGGTTCACAGCAAACGTGGGGAATCAGCCCCGTTGCACCCCTAGCCGCGGCATCgcccctctcctctccacccGCAGCGGGAATTAGAGGGCAGAAACCTCTCTCCGCCTGCTCCAAATTAAAATCTGTCGCCCTAATAACCTGCCCGGGCGGAAGAAGCAACGAGGTGCGACCCGGCGATGATCAGGCACATctgccagctggagctgcaggaggggtgTGCGTGCGGGCATGTGTGCGAGCTGCCGGCGCAGCCTCGCGGATTGGCTGCGAAACCCCCTTGCAGCCGATGCGAGGGACCGGGGTGGCCTAGCAACAGCCGTTCCCCGATGGAAAACAAGGCACTTCAGCACGGCGCCTGGCTGCTGAGGAAGGGAGGTGATGGCAcatctccccctgccccatttTCTGGGGGCTCCGGTGCCGGCACCAAAATGCTGCACCCGGAGGCTGCTCGCCCCGTGCACCAGGGGTGTGGGGTGCATGGGGTGGGCTTGCTGGGGTGTGAAACCTTccctgcacagccacagctccaTCTGGCAGGTGTGGGGTCACCCCAGCGCTGCGATGGGGACCCCAGTAAGGTGTGGGTTGGGAAAATGTGCAGTTCCCAGTAAGGCAACGGGGGTCAGAGTGATTCTTCCATCCCCAGGAGCTGCATCACCTCGGGGAGCACCAAACTTTTGGGGTTCCAGCCTGCTTTTCCCCACCCCAGCTCACCCTTGGTGTGCAGATGGACAGCTGTTAGAGCacctgtgggttttttgtttgattttctaaGCCAAAAGGGAGGTTTCAGAGCTGCCCAGAGGCCAGGAGCATCCTTGGGAGAAGCACGGAGAGCACTGGGACCACCGCTCCTGCACGCCTGGCACCCCCTCACAAAGCAAGCCTTGAGTTAGCCGCCACATttggggatttattttttttcccccaaaactgGGAAACAGCAAAATACCGACCTCTTCCCGGTGCCCCCTGGCCCAGGGCAGAGCATTGAGGGCAGCGTGACCccgctccccagcacagcatccccagctccccgcagcGATGCTGAGTGCTCCTCTCGGGCATCACCACACAGAAAcctggaaaacagcaaaaccgTGACCCTGTGCTCCTATGGCtgacccccagggacccccccctgGTTTCCCCTCCGTGCCTGCAGGCCGGGCTGTTCACTAGATGGTGCCCTCGGGCTGCCGATCTCCCGTTTGGTCCCTCGcaggccggggccggggcagcctCTCCTTGCTCAAACACCCACCTCGCCCCCCCAGGCTTCTGCCAACACCCCAAGTAATGCACGGCTCTTCCCTTGACCACAGCTGGGGCCAGCATTTTTGTGGGTGACGTACATCCCTGGCCTGCCACGAGCCCATGAGAGGAGCGTGAATGCCCCATGCCTTGCCCCCATTACATTTTGGGGACCATTGCTTTGCATTAAAACAGCGGAATCAAAAGACAGGTTGGGAGCACATTGACCATTCAGCCCCATCGGCAGCACAACAAGGGGCTGATATCACAGGGAACAGCGCTGAAACCTCAGCACAAACACACCGATGGATAAAATAGCAATAACGCACAGCCAGCACCCCATACAGCCATGGTTCCGCAGGACCTGGGCAGGAGGACGATGAGCTAAGACACATTAGCCCTACTGAGATATTTATTCACTTTTACACATAAAACAGCCGGCATAAAGCAGCGTTGTGCACCCCTGttggggaggagcaggaggaggcaagGGGACAGGGTGGCATGGCACGGGCAGGGGACCCGGGACA is a genomic window containing:
- the AEN gene encoding apoptosis-enhancing nuclease isoform X3 — its product is MPPGKGQMVPLPPPRAPPPAPKGAQGPPGSKKRSRRHQRYLERRALLEHRGLLRPPRGLPETSPSCGKVPKTLNGPTKSLNGPTKTLNGPTKTLNGTTRSLNGTAKTLNGTTKTLNGPTKSPNGPTRSLNGTTKTPNGTATSPNGTAEDATGTATPLGVPPLRPTKYVAIDCEMVGTGPRGRQSELARCSVVGYHGDVIYDKYVRPQLPVVDYRTRWSGVTKGHLRNAIPFRAAQAEILKILKDKIVVGHAIHNDFQALKYFHPKDRTRDTSRIPLLNQKAGLPLKASASLKSLAKHLLHKKIQVGCRGHSSVEDAQTAMELYRLVEVQWETELARSQPARPPSPPTDPSTDSDQYLDDQYWPTDLPAGSP
- the AEN gene encoding apoptosis-enhancing nuclease isoform X1, with the protein product MGAQRGVASAGLARACMPPGKGQMVPLPPPRAPPPAPKGAQGPPGSKKRSRRHQRYLERRALLEHRGLLRPPRGLPETSPSCGKVPKTLNGPTKSLNGPTKTLNGPTKTLNGTTRSLNGTAKTLNGTTKTLNGPTKSPNGPTRSLNGTTKTPNGTATSPNGTAEDATGTATPLGVPPLRPTKYVAIDCEMVGTGPRGRQSELARCSVVGYHGDVIYDKYVRPQLPVVDYRTRWSGVTKGHLRNAIPFRAAQAEILKILKDKIVVGHAIHNDFQALKYFHPKDRTRDTSRIPLLNQKAGLPLKASASLKSLAKHLLHKKIQVGCRGHSSVEDAQTAMELYRLVEVQWETELARSQPARPPSPPTDPSTDSDQYLDDQYWPTDLPAGSP
- the AEN gene encoding apoptosis-enhancing nuclease isoform X4, which encodes MGAQRGVASAGLARACMPPGKGQMVPLPPPRAPPPAPKGAQGPPGSKKRSRRHQRYLERRALLEHRGLLRPPRGLPETSPSCGKVPKTLNGPTKSLNGPTKTLNGPTKTLNGTTRSLNGTTKTPNGTATSPNGTAEDATGTATPLGVPPLRPTKYVAIDCEMVGTGPRGRQSELARCSVVGYHGDVIYDKYVRPQLPVVDYRTRWSGVTKGHLRNAIPFRAAQAEILKILKDKIVVGHAIHNDFQALKYFHPKDRTRDTSRIPLLNQKAGLPLKASASLKSLAKHLLHKKIQVGCRGHSSVEDAQTAMELYRLVEVQWETELARSQPARPPSPPTDPSTDSDQYLDDQYWPTDLPAGSP
- the AEN gene encoding apoptosis-enhancing nuclease isoform X2, with translation MGPGMPPGKGQMVPLPPPRAPPPAPKGAQGPPGSKKRSRRHQRYLERRALLEHRGLLRPPRGLPETSPSCGKVPKTLNGPTKSLNGPTKTLNGPTKTLNGTTRSLNGTAKTLNGTTKTLNGPTKSPNGPTRSLNGTTKTPNGTATSPNGTAEDATGTATPLGVPPLRPTKYVAIDCEMVGTGPRGRQSELARCSVVGYHGDVIYDKYVRPQLPVVDYRTRWSGVTKGHLRNAIPFRAAQAEILKILKDKIVVGHAIHNDFQALKYFHPKDRTRDTSRIPLLNQKAGLPLKASASLKSLAKHLLHKKIQVGCRGHSSVEDAQTAMELYRLVEVQWETELARSQPARPPSPPTDPSTDSDQYLDDQYWPTDLPAGSP